The following nucleotide sequence is from Triticum dicoccoides isolate Atlit2015 ecotype Zavitan chromosome 7B, WEW_v2.0, whole genome shotgun sequence.
gagtcctactcccggtaggagtaggactcctcctgcgcctcctcctcctggccggcgcaccctccccccttggctcctttatatactgaggcaggggcacctctaaacacacaagttgacacaagttgatccacgtgatcgattccttagccgtgtgaggtgccccccgccaccatattcctcgataatactgtagcggagtttaggcgaagccctgctgctgtagttcatcaagatcgtcaccacgccgtcgtgctgacgaaactcttccccgacactttgctggatcggagtccggggatcgtcatcgagctgaacgtgtgctcgaactcggaggtgccgtagtttcggtgcttgatcggttggatcgtgaagacgtacgactacttcctctacgtcgtgtcatcgcttccgcagtcggtctgcgttgggtacgtagacaacactctcctctcgttgctatgcatcacatgatcctgtgtgcgcgtaggaaaatttttgaaattactacgaaacccaacacagtcCACCCCgcgcctcatcgacttcaagctccgtgtatacaccaccttgaatcagtcccgcgccatagtcttgtcgaagccacacaagccctcgggcctgcgccacgtgtttccacgcccagaagtcggtcaccatcagcatcacgcccatatgtcgtcgtcgccgatcccaccaccgtcttctataccaaccgacttgcgtcgatctGTCAGACTGTCTAGTCCAACCCAGCCGAACTTCTCCGACTGCAAACACATTCCACACTTCTCAAGTCATCACAGTGACCACCGTCATCCATACACACATGTGTACCGATAAAGAAAGCCAAAGAAAAAAAATTCCCTCATAGCTTTCCCGTGTGAACCACACGTATGTAGCTTCTGGatcctttctttttatttctttcttgatGATAGCATCACGATCAAACTCTAGGTCCTTGTGCCAATTTTTTTTTGCCTCAAACAAATCTCATGTCTCAGCCTTTCAGCAGCATATCCGTACGCTCCGCAGCCTCCTCTGAACAACACGCCTTGACCACCAGCTATCACGAATTTTGGTCAAAAAAGACCACATGCCGAACAGAATTGCTAGAAAAGATCCCCTCCGAGATAAATTGACAAAAAAGACCCTCTCAGTTGTGGCGGCAGGCGCGCCAGGCGACACGTGGCACACGCCGCCACAGAGCGAGGCGGCAGCCCTTGCCGCCACGGCGCCAGGCGGCAGGCTGCAAATAACAGGAACCAACAAGCTGCGACGGAACGGGCTGGCGTGGTGAGCCCTGCCCCTGGCGGCAGCACTGTATGTGGTGGGCCCGGCCGCCTCACGCCCAGGCGGCAGGCTGTGCACTGCACCGGAATCGTCCAGGCGCCAGGCGGCATGTACGTCCGTGCGCATTATTAATTGATcccatgcaaaagaaaaaaaggttACTATTGGTCAGCATTTGACTAGCTTGCTCGGGTCAAGATTAATAGGTCCGTGCACTTTCGTTTGTGTGGAAGCTGGCTTGTCTGAGTCTTGACTAGCTTGCTCGATCGGGTCAAGGTTCAATAGCTCTGTGCACTATCCTTGCCGTGCCATACGCGAGGCCGGCTGGCGCGCAGTAGTGCACAGCCTGCCGCCTGGGCGCGAGGCGGCCCGGCCCACCATGTACAGTGCTGCCGCCAGCCAGTGGGGCGGCAGGGCCCACCACGCCAGCCCGTGTCGTCGCGGCTCGTTGATTCCTGTTACTTAGTCTGCTGCCTGGCGCCGTGGCGGCAGGCGCTGCCGCCTCATCCCGTGGCGGCACGTGTCACGTGTCGCCTGGCGCGCTTGCCGCCACGGTTGAGGGGGTCTTTTTTGCCAATTTGTCTTAGAAGGGGTCTTTTCTAGCAATTTTGTTCCGCATGTGGTCTTTTTTGACAAAAAATCCAGCTATCACATGCTCCCTCACGGCCCAATCTATCCACTGAGCCATGACAAAGGACGGCCTGCTTGCTCTTGGCACCACGTGGGCTCCGCGCTGCACCCAGTCCAGACACATGCGCTTTATTGCACCCAATCGATCGTGTCGCTGCTAGGTCCTCAGCCGCCACGCGCACTTGGATCCAACCTCCTGCACTCCGAGCATCCGAGCGGACCGCGTTATGTACGTGCCGCACCTGACGCAGCTTCCTGGACCGCCACGCGTGCCTCGCTGCTGCGCTTCCGCACCGAACCAACCAACCGCTGCCTGCCCGGATCGAATCTGCTGCTGTACGAACTCGTCGAAAACTCTGATTGCTCTCGACCACCGCTTTGATCGAAACCTGCCGCTACTTTTCACCGTTTAGACTGCTTTTGATCTTTCCGTTGACCTCCACGAACAACTTCGATCACACCACAATCACCTGGCAACCCACATTGATTGTGGGGTTTAGTCCCACATTGATTGTGGGAGGAGACATAACACGACTTATAAGGGTGGGGGTGTCCCCTCCTAACAGGCTAGTCTTTTGGGGGGAGAGGGCCCAATGCCCGTCATAAGTCGGTGTTGCTCTCCGGTTGGGCCTGGTTGCCGCATGTGGGTCGGAACGCTGGTGCTAGCGGACCCGGAATTTCGTAACACACCCGAGAGTCGCAGCGTCAGCTCGTCTGCTTCCAATCTACCTCGAGCGACGGCGATCACCAACCCAGATTGATCCCTTCCCCAAGACGTGAGGCCTGAGATGGCATGATCAACCACGCTAGCAGTGTTCCAAGATCAAGCCTATCTTCTACAAATCAATCTAGAAAATTAAAATAGGTCCAGTTTTCAGAGAAATAGACCCGTTTTACAGTTAGGCACAAGGCCTCCGATTTTGTTGGCCTGGCTATGCTTTCATCCAGCCAGGCCGATTGCAATGGGCAGGAAGATAGTGTGGTCTCCTCTGGCTGAGAATTTATATAACAAACAATAATTCTATGGTGACAGCGTCGCCTTTGACGGTGAAGTCGATGGTCAGTCTTCTGGTAGTACAATAATTCTAGCTAAGACCTCACCATCGAGCTGTGTCACGTTCGTCTCTGGTCTCACTCACTGTCCACCTAATTAAACTTATCCCTGCTGTCGCCCACAAAAAAGAAAAATCTTATCCCAACTGTATGTAAGGTCTAGACATTCAGGGTGTTACCCTTCATTTTCTTAGTTTTCCTACTTGCTTCATTTTTTTTCCATACGACGGACGACTGCTTGCTTGATGGTTAGTGTTGTGATGGAATCTGGACTAGCTTCATGGCTAGCAACAAAAGTAGCTACCTAGCCTCAGAAAATAATATCTTCGATCGATCCAGGCTGGTCGCTACAGGGATGAAGATTGTGTGGCTCTCTTCTAGGTGACAATTCCTTGGCTGGGCAATACAACAATAGTTGAACAGTGACAGCATCGACCTAGCTATATAGCTAGGGACCAGGTCAGTCTCCCGGTACAATAATTCTAAGACCCCATCAACTCCTTGTGGTTTCATTGGATGGGCACCATGCCAGAAGCACGAGTACCATCCGGCTATAAAAGGATCCACGAGGGACTCTTCCCAACCACTTGCACCTAAACCAGCACCACTTCCCAGCACACAAACCACCAATTAACCCTGCCTACCGGCGCTGGCGCTTGAGGAGATGGAGGCGGCGATTGGCATGGCAAGCGGGCTCATTGGCAGCCTGGTGAATCTGCTAGCCAATGAGGCTGTGGGGGCGTACGTTGCCAGCACTGAGCTTGGCCTCAACTCCACACAGATCAAAGATGATCTGCTGCGCACCCAAGTTCTGTTGTGCGAAGCCGACAGAAGGGCCATGAGCAACAACGCCGGTCTGGAGGGACTGTTGCGGAGGCTCAGTGCCAAGGTCGATGAGGCCGAGGATGCCCTGGACGAGCTCCACTACTTCATGATCCAAGAAAAGCTCGACAACACCAATTACACACTGCCGGATCTGGGTGATGACCTTCGGGGTCATGCTCGCCATGGTCGCCATGCTCTTCGCCACATCGTCGGTAACTGCCTTACATGTTTCTCCTGCTCTTGTTCGACGAAATATGATGATGGTCGTGTTCCTGTTATTGTTACAAATAACCCACACAATGCAACGGAGCAGcctgatagtggtggtaatggtgaTCGTCCGGTTGATAAGTTGTTATTCGATAGAGTGGCCATGTCTAGGAAAATTAAGTCAGTGATAGAGGAACTACATTCGTTGTGTGACTCTGTCACTGAGTCACTCAAAATAGTTCCGCATCATAGCAGTAACACTGCCATAAAACGACCTATCATTGGATCAACCAGTGCACAGAGTATATTGTATGGGAGGACAGAGCTTTTTGAGCAAACAGTAAAAGATATCATTACCTGTGACACAAATAGCAGTGAAACATTGTCTGTTCTTCCTATAGTTGGCCCAGGTGGTATTGGAAAGACAACTTTCACTCAACACCTATacaatgataaaaggatacaagaaCACTTTGATGTTAAGGTTTGGGTATGTATATCTGATTTTGATGTGTTTAGGATCACCAAACATATCCATGACCACATACGTGAAAGTGAAAAACAAGAAGGCAGCACTTCCCATCAAACAACCAATACCAGTTTAGACCTGCTTCAAATATATATTGGGCATAAACTAAAGTCCAAAAGGTTTTTAATTGCCTTTGATGATCTGTGGGAATGCAATAGCGAGGATTGGGGAAACCTGTTAGCTCCATTGATGAAGGGGGAGGCCAAGGGAAACATGATTCTCCTCACAACACGATCCCCGTCTAAAGCTGATACTGTGAAAACAACCGATGCAATAGCACTGAAAGGCCTTCACCCTGAAGATTTCTTCACATTCTTTGAGGAACTAATATTTGCGGGAAACAAACCCGAGTATTACCAAGAGGACTTGGCTAATCTTGCAAGAGATATTGCAAACAAATTGAAGGGTTCACCTCTAGCAGCTAAAACAGTTAGTCGGATACTGAAAAGGGATCCATCTCGGGAACATTGGACTGGAGTTCTTAAAAACAATAAATGGCAAAAACAAGAAAATTCTGATGACATTATGCCATCTCTAAGAATTAGCTATGATTATCTTCCTttccatttgaaaaaatgtttcccaTATTTTGCCCTGTTCCCCGAAGATTATAGGTTTAATAATCTAGAGATTACATACTTTTGGATTGCAATAGGAATCATTGAAAAAGATGAGAATTACATGGAACAACTTGTGGACAATGGTTTTCTCGTGAAGGAGAATTATGTACTACATGATTTATTACACGAACTATCACGGAGTGTCTCGTCACAAGAGTGCCTCAATATAAATAGTGGTGAAAGTTTTAGAGCTGATGCCGTCCCCAAATCTATTCGTCTTTTTTCCATCACCATGGAAGAAAAATATGATGTGACTTTTAGGGGAGAAATGATTAAACTGAGGAGCAAGGTAGACATTGTAAATTTACGGGCTTTGATGGTTTTTCGAGAATATAGTGAAACTATTAATGAGATTTTGGAAGATACTTTCATGGAAATACAAGGTCTCCGTGTCCTATTTATGAAAGTCAAGTCCCTGAAATATTTCCCACCCAACCTTTCAAAGCTTATCCACCTCCGATACCTAAAAGTTTCTGGACACACAACTGACTCAGAGCTAACTTTGCCTAGCACACTCCCTAGATTTTATCACTTGAAACTATTGGACCTAAGTAGTTGGTATGGTAGGGATAAATTGCCTAAAGACATTAGCCGCCTTATCAACTTACACTATTTAGTTGCtagaattaaattccattctcaatCTGTTGAACTCCATTCCGATATTCCTGAGGTTGGAAAGATGAAGTGTCTAAAGGAGCTTACAAAATTTTGTGTCAAGAAAGAGATTGTTGGATTTGAGTTGAGTGAGTTGGGGGAGTTAACTGAGCTCGGAGGAGAACTCAGTATATATAACCTTAAAATGGTGGCAACCAAAGAAGAGGCTATGGAAGCCAAACTGATGTTGAAAGCTGATTTGAAAAAGTTGGAGTTACTTTGGGGCACAGAACACGATCAGGGAGAATCTGATGTCCTTGGTGATAGTACAGAATTATCTGATGTTATTGATGGTCTTGAACCACATCCTAATCTTCAATCACTTGTTATTAAAAATCACGGTGGCTCAACCTGTCCTAGTTGGTTGTGTGGTTCCATTGGCCTACTAATGCTGACGTCCCTCTGCCTAGAGGATGTTTCTTGGACCATTCTTCCACTTGGGCGTCTGCTACATTTGTCGTCACTCACGTTGAGGAATATTCCTAGACTTGGTCAGATCATATCTGGCTCTTCTGACATTACAGACAGGAGTTGTTCGCGGTTGAAGGAGATTATCCTCTTTCGGCTGCCAGAATTTACTGAGTGGGTGGTGACGCCTAATGCCCGTTGGTTTCCAAGGCTTGAACTTGTCCATTGCTATGGATGCCCCAACCTCCGTTCGTTTCCCTTCCTGGAAGAGGGCTCTGGTTCTTATACGAGCCTATCGACACTCCGTATTTTCAAATGCCCCAAGTTGCTCCTGCCCCCCATGCCGGCAACTCATATTGATGTGCCTGCTGGTCCTTCACGGAGTATGGAGTATGATGAACATGACTTGCCTTTGACGGGGCATAGCGGTGCTGCATCAAAGTTCACATGGGCGCAACTCCCAAAGCTAACCTCTCTGAGGGAGCTTCGTATTGAAGGAGACTCAAGCTTTGTATCTATGGATCTGCTCTCAAACCATACATCTTTGACCTGTCTACAACTAGTAGATTGCGAGAATTTAGAAGTAGATGGGTTCAATCCTCTCATCGCAGCTGTCAACCTCAAGGAATTTGCGGTTCACAACAGGGGAGGAGATCGTTCTCGCTCTGTAGCGGCGGATCTTCTCTCAGAAATGGTGGTGGCAAGTAGGACTGACATACAGTTGCCTTCTGCGGGCTGCTTCCGACTGGAAACACTTGGCGTGGATAGCATCTCAGCAATGCTTTCTGCTCCCGTATGCAGCCTCTTCGCCACCACCCTCCACACATTAATCTTCGAATTGGATCAGCGGGTGGAAAGCttcacggaagaggaagagaatgcgCTTCAGCTCCTCACCTCCCTCCAACACATGTATTTTTGGTTTTGCCAAGGTCTGCCGTCCCTCCCTGGAGGGTTACACAAACTTTCTTCTCTCTGGGGCCTACATGTGGGTTATTGTCCTAAGGTCCGATCGCTGCCCAAGGAGGGGCTCCCCGCTTCTCTGCGACTTCTAATAGTAGAAGGGTGCACTCGCGAGCTATGTGAGCAAGCCAAGGAATTTGAAGTAAGAAACCCATATTTACGGGTAGACGCCTATAAATGCATAGATTGAATTTTAAATCCAAGGTAACAAGCTGAGTCTTCGCGCTTGCCATTTCCGTTCGTCTTCTCGTTTTCTATAGTGCTGATCTGTGAGTTCTGACTTCTGACAGGCCAGCCCCATGTAACTTGTGAATATCCTTTCAGCCATATCGTCTATGAGCTATATGTCTGCATCTGGAATATCATACTCTACTTTACAATATGAAGACCAAGGTGGCAACCGGCCGGTGGACCTGGAGGTGAATATCTGTTTTCTCTTGTCTATATGTACTCTTTTTAgagtaaattgcacaaaaccaccactttgaaggctagGTTTGCAGAAAACACTACGCTACACTTTTCTTGCAAAAAACACCACATCTTCTATAATCGTTTAGCAAAAACCACTGATCGGCGGCTTTGTCTCGGTTAAGCGCACTTAGACAGACGGGGCCCGCCAGTCAGGCTGACGTGGCACCGCTCAACACCTCGCAGCTAACGACGACGGTAGGTAATGTGTCATCATGTGTGGAGCCAtgtggggtccacctgtcattgaaagaaaaaggaaaaaaaaagcttCATCTTCACCACCGGATCCCGACCAGGGCAGATGCTCGCCGCCCGTCCCGCCCCCGGCTGGGGCACAGGCCGCTGTACCCGTTGCCGTGCGAAGCTTGCCCCGACCCGGCCGAGGCAGAGGCCGCCGTCGTCGTGGCCGCCTGAAGGTCGAGCCAGCCAGTTGACAAAGCGGGACGAGCCCGCCTTCCCTCTACTCCTTCAGCTCTCCCCTAGATCCCAAATGGTCGCGCCCGCCGCCTTAGATCCTCCCCAGGCAGCCCTTCCCCACTCTCCGCTTGATCGATCCAACCGAATCACTGCTTTTGGTCGCTCAATCGATCATGGACGCCATGGGGGAGCTTGCTGCGGGAAGCGGGATGCACCACCACAAGTGCAAGGTGTGTGGGAAAGGGCTTCTTGTGCGGCCGCTCGCTCGGCGGGCACATGCGCTCCCACATCTCGCTTGGAGAGGCGCTGCCGGAGGCCCACGACCAGATGGAGGCGGCCGCCGGTGGCTGTGATGGCCGCGCCGCCCAGGCGGAGGTGCAGTTCGATGTGCGTGGTCGCGCCGGCCCCCGCGCCGCGACCGCCGATGTTGAGCGCATTCCATGAGGAGCAAGAGGACGCCGCGCTCTGCCTCCTGATGCTCTTGAGGACACCACCGGCGGCATGCGGAGCTTGATAGCGTCGAAGCAGGTGCACCTCCCAACTAAAGATAAGGCAAGGCAAGCAAAAAAAAAGCCAGacatttttttgtcttttttctttCAATGACAGGTGGCCCCACATGGCTCCACACATGCTCACAACGTTACCAACTGTCGCCGTTACCTAGGAGGTGTTAAGCGGTGCCACGTCAGCCTGACTggcgggccccatctgtcataagtGCGCTTAACCGAGACAAAACCGCCGATCAGTGGTTTTTGTAAAACGATTACAGAAGACGAGGTGTTTTTTGTAACAAAAGTGTAGCGTAGTGTTTTCTGCAAACctagccttcaaagtggtggttttgtgcaatttactcACTCTTTTTATAAAATCTCATCAACTGAAAATCTGTATAGGCTGAAGCATGCAATCCGATTGCAATGGAGATTGGAACCGGGCATATGCTCGATTGAATATTCCTAGGAAAATGAAATTCCTACTTATTCTGCTAAGTGTTGGTACATGCATCATCTTGTATGGAAGAACCTCTATGTTAGTGCTTTTTCATCTTTTCAAAATTCTGAACTTTGTTGCTTAAAAGTAATGTCTTCTTTTCTTTCTATGCTCTTCCTCCTCTCAGTCTCAGGAAAATCCAGAGATGTTCCTATCTAGATACTGTTAGTTCAGAAGTTTTCTTTCACAAGTTGGCGACGGGATATTCGGGTAGTTAAGCTACTGCTTAATTGCTTATAGACTTCTATTTTATCTGTTCCATAATCCTTGTTCTCATAAACAGTTGACACCATTCACCGTCAAGCTAGTTTTAGGACAACGATCTGAAGCTTCAATGCCACGCACCTCAAGCACCTAATTAATATGTCGCAGAGAAGCTACCTTAGCAGAAGGCACATTTCATTTACAAAATTATGTAAGTTCAGTTCATCTTACTGCTTTATAATAATATTTGCATTTTGTACAAAAAAGTGGGTCACACTGAATTGTTCTTGTATAAGactcaagtactccctctgtcccaaaatttttgtcttagatttgtttagatacggatgtacctacttttgtaccgtttgtaagcttgagttacATGTTGTTGCCCTAGTAATCCCCTCCGCCTGCCACTACAttgccgcatcttccacggctcatgTTCGTTCCCGTCCACATGACTTGATacgtccgtatttagacaaatctaggacaagaattttgggacaaagGAGTACATGCCAAGTGTAGAGAATGTGTTTCGTTGGCAGGCAGCAATTTATGAATCCATTAGCTCCATGCTACGCCATAGTACATTTCAAATATTAAACAGTGAGATACCATGTAAGAATATTTCTATAAGTATATAATGTAACtataaaaaatataatgcaattgtAATATTTTATTCTAATTTGGATTATGATAAATGTTTCAGGTATGGGATCAGAAAAGCGCTGTGCGTTAATGGTTTGCTTGGAGTATTGCCCAATTCTTTTGCACACACATTGTCTGGCTTACTAATGATTCGTCAGCTTTTGAATCACGAAATTGACATTTTGGTTGGAAGAGCAATTTATCCTCGGGTAAGTTCATGTCTAAGCAGTTTTAGATGGCAAGGGTGCTGCTCCATTCTTCTTGGTTTGAAGTAAGAATGTTGGTTTGAAGTAAGAATGTATGCTTAgcccttttttttttgaaaatctgAACATCACATTTTGTGCAACATTGGAGCAGGTTGATTTGGTGTTCATGAACTTCATGGTAACCACTGACTGCCAACTACAACTTGTCCAGATTTTAGAGATTACATATATTGTGATGCTTTAGTGCTTTACTGGCAACCTTGATCCGTCAGAGTTTCAGTTCGAGTATAGCAGGTTCACAACTGATGAGTAATGAGCGACTCAAAGTAATGAATTGAGCATTTATATTATGCCAGTTCGCTTTACCTTGTTCAGTCAATTGCCTGAACTTAGATTGAACACTTGGATTCTGCAGAACAGTGAATTCAGAAGTTGGTTGTTCGTCGGGACAACAAAAAGTAACCAGTGAGCCTCTGTCTTCATACCTCTGACGGAGTGCTGCGTAGTTCTGCATATAAATAGACCCTATTGAAGGTACTGATTACATTACATGTGGTACGTGTTGCACGATCGGTGGTTCAGGTTTTCGGTACTGATTTGTTTCATGTATGTATGCGGTGGCATGCATCATGGTGCAGGTGTGTACGTGTCAGCTTGGCTCCTTCATGACAACGAACCTGAGGTCCTCAACctgatgaagtcatgaagaggaagctACTGCAGTACGATTCCTGACTAGAAAGCATTGCAGCAGCTCCCGCCTCCTGCCCGGCCTCTCCACACCGCTAGTATTTCTCCAGGCTCCGCGGCCGCATCCTCCACTCGTTTCTCCACTGCATCTGCTCTGCCCACATTTGGCACTCGGCGGGCCTCTTCTAAGCGCTATAGCGTCCTATAGCGCTATTTAAAATGTATGTTCATGTGTTTGAATGAAAGTCCCTTAGCGCAAGACCTCTTCTAAATGCTATAGcgaagctatagcgggctatttgaaaCCATGGCGCTGACGCCAGAAGATCGTTGTTGGGCAAGGCCCGCGGCCAGCTGTGAATATTGAGTATCCTGAGAAATGTCTCCTTTGGATAGATTGTCCATTTTTGGAAGGAATTCATCCCCTTTCCGCTCTTTATTTTCTTTTGCCTTCTTAATTAAATTTCCAGCTTTCCGCTGCCTTTGCCTTCGACCCATATCAGAGTGCGTGCTGCAACACTCGCACTTCTTTTTTGGAGCAGTTGCAACACTGGCACTGGAACACAGGAAAAAGACAATGAACGAGTAGGTTCCGGGCTGGGCCTGGCCATACACAAGAATGAAGAATCCCAGTGGGGCTGTGCGCCTGTGCCGTGGGCTGGGCCATATCGGTACCTTCACAAAAAAATTTCCTTCCAGGCCCACTGGCTCTCCCCTCCCATTTTGGTTTGCGGCACATCTAAAAACAAAAATTGGTTTGCGGCGGTCGGTAGCCACCCCTCCCACcctggcgacggcgatggcgatctcCACGCCGTCGTTGGCAACAGGCTCACTCACCGCCAGCTGTTTCCCCCCTCGGTAACTCGCCTGCGTCTCATCCCCTGCCCTGCTTCCTCTGTAACTTTGCATTTTTGTGTTCCTTGTTGAGACAGGCCTTTCAATAAAGAGTTAAAGACTACTTTGAATACAATTTCACAAGTTTTAAAAGTTTCAGCTAAACATATTTATACAGATTAGTTAAAGATGGCATCTTGTTTGTTGCCAATGAATCTCACCGGAATCTTCACTTTGTTTGACCAAACGATTGATGCCCTTTTGTCTCAAGGGATGGTAATACAAGTTTCTTGCCAACGATGCCGGAGTGGTTCCCCAGTCACCGTTGAGACGAGTTTAATAGTGTGGCCTCTCGGGTTGTTAAGTATACTGTCGCAATCAACTATCACAATAATGGACCAGTTCTTGGAGTTTAGAAAACTTGTCCATGACGAGGCACCATGACCATGTCATATCG
It contains:
- the LOC119341333 gene encoding putative disease resistance protein RGA3, which codes for MEAAIGMASGLIGSLVNLLANEAVGAYVASTELGLNSTQIKDDLLRTQVLLCEADRRAMSNNAGLEGLLRRLSAKVDEAEDALDELHYFMIQEKLDNTNYTLPDLGDDLRGHARHGRHALRHIVGNCLTCFSCSCSTKYDDGRVPVIVTNNPHNATEQPDSGGNGDRPVDKLLFDRVAMSRKIKSVIEELHSLCDSVTESLKIVPHHSSNTAIKRPIIGSTSAQSILYGRTELFEQTVKDIITCDTNSSETLSVLPIVGPGGIGKTTFTQHLYNDKRIQEHFDVKVWVCISDFDVFRITKHIHDHIRESEKQEGSTSHQTTNTSLDLLQIYIGHKLKSKRFLIAFDDLWECNSEDWGNLLAPLMKGEAKGNMILLTTRSPSKADTVKTTDAIALKGLHPEDFFTFFEELIFAGNKPEYYQEDLANLARDIANKLKGSPLAAKTVSRILKRDPSREHWTGVLKNNKWQKQENSDDIMPSLRISYDYLPFHLKKCFPYFALFPEDYRFNNLEITYFWIAIGIIEKDENYMEQLVDNGFLVKENYVLHDLLHELSRSVSSQECLNINSGESFRADAVPKSIRLFSITMEEKYDVTFRGEMIKLRSKVDIVNLRALMVFREYSETINEILEDTFMEIQGLRVLFMKVKSLKYFPPNLSKLIHLRYLKVSGHTTDSELTLPSTLPRFYHLKLLDLSSWYGRDKLPKDISRLINLHYLVARIKFHSQSVELHSDIPEVGKMKCLKELTKFCVKKEIVGFELSELGELTELGGELSIYNLKMVATKEEAMEAKLMLKADLKKLELLWGTEHDQGESDVLGDSTELSDVIDGLEPHPNLQSLVIKNHGGSTCPSWLCGSIGLLMLTSLCLEDVSWTILPLGRLLHLSSLTLRNIPRLGQIISGSSDITDRSCSRLKEIILFRLPEFTEWVVTPNARWFPRLELVHCYGCPNLRSFPFLEEGSGSYTSLSTLRIFKCPKLLLPPMPATHIDVPAGPSRSMEYDEHDLPLTGHSGAASKFTWAQLPKLTSLRELRIEGDSSFVSMDLLSNHTSLTCLQLVDCENLEVDGFNPLIAAVNLKEFAVHNRGGDRSRSVAADLLSEMVVASRTDIQLPSAGCFRLETLGVDSISAMLSAPVCSLFATTLHTLIFELDQRVESFTEEEENALQLLTSLQHMYFWFCQGLPSLPGGLHKLSSLWGLHVGYCPKVRSLPKEGLPASLRLLIVEGCTRELCEQAKEFEVRNPYLRVDAYKCID